CAAAAGCAGCCACCGCTGCAGCCAccatcgccaccgccgcctACAACTTCCGCATCGCCACCATCGGCTGCCTCCTCCCCTACTCATGAATTCTCCTTCACAATCTCCCTACACTCCTCCACCACCCCCAACACCACCACCACACCGAGCAAAACCAAGAACCCGACTTCCCGAGCGATTGACCTGTCTCCTGCTGATGACATCTTCTTCCATGGCCACTTACTCCCTCTCCACCTCCTCTCCCATCTCCCCGTCTCTCCGCGCTCCTCCGGCAATTCCTTGGACAGCTTCACCCTCCCCATAAGGGACTTCCCAGATGATCAAGGCTCCATCAAGAGTTATGGCAATTATGACCGTGGCGACAGCGATGAAGATGACCGTGGTGGCTATGGCAAAAGCAGCGAACACAAGCAGAAGATAAATGGTGATGAAGAGAGTGAAGCTCCTCGGGGAAGAAGCAAGCTCAGATCCTTTTCCATATTTGGGATACCCAGACGGAATAAGTCAAGAGCCAGTGAAGTTGGAGATGGGGAAGATTACAAAGAGaagcagaagaggaagaaagtgATCAGCTTTGACATGGCCCAGATGTTGAAAAGGTATGCAAGAATGGTGAGGCCACTTTTGCTGTTTAGAGGCaggagaggagaagaaggtgCCCAATTCAGAAGGCAGTCACATTCTTTCTCAGGGAATGTCGATGGGAGGAGAAAGAATCCAGAACTGAGAGCTCCTCAATTCTCAGCACCAGCATCAATGAGGACATCCCCAACCAACAGTGGCCTGCTAGTTCCAACCGCAGCCCTCACTTCTTCTACCTCAGATCAAAGCACCATGGAAGAGTTGCAGGCTGCAATTCAAGCTGCAATTGCCCATTGCAAGAACTCCATTGCAGCCGAAGGAAAGCTCAAGGCTTGATGtgtatttttttatcaattgtcGCCTTAGGttctgtactttttttttttttctttttttgacataGTCATCGAATCATTATCTCCTTGTGTATAATTAATTGTATATCACATCGATAAATGTAATGAGTTTTTTGAGAATCATAGATTGAGATGACAGCAAAATGTCACAGATTTGAGATTGGCAGAGGCAGGTTTTGGGTGCTTTTGACTGCATCTCCTTCAAATGATGTCCTAGGAAAATGCATTGGGTTCTGCCCTGCCACCATTCAGaggaattaaaaaattctctcaCTCGGAAACTGCAACCACTTGAGcaataaaataatttgttgGTGCCTTGTAACGAGGGCCTCTTTTGCACATAATTGCGGAATTTGACTAATATGGGTCTTGAGTTTCTAGTCAAAAAGTTTCATGGGCTTCAGTGTCCCATcggagattttatttttaagtgctttttctttagtttttgcTCCATGCAATGTGGATCAGGCGTGGTTGCTCTCCGCCATATTTAGTTTATTCCTAGAGCCAACGCAGGACATACCTTTTTGGCTATTTTCTCTTCCTATACAAGCaataaatttcttccttttctttgtcattATTCTCTTGCCCCTGAAGCTTGATTACTTCACTCTCTTTTCCCTTCATGCACTCTTTCTTTCGCTTATAAATGATTCACTTCTGTTGAGGCTATTCGAGCTCGTTTTAATACCATAGATTCCCTTTTAAAAAGCATGTCGAAACAATGCTGTGAATTCATCTTGTTTCCATATCTAACACACACCTAGCTTTTTCgaatatggatgatgaagaccCCCAACGAAACTTGATCTTGTATCATATGAAATCTCATATTGAACCCATAAGATAGCCGTGAGGTTTATTCACGCAACTACACAATCAATCCACCCCCTGGCAGCATCGATACGACATCTTGGAAATCATCCTCCTTCACCATTTGGGTCATGTATCATGTGGTACCGTGTGTAATGATTCCAAATGATTTTTCTGTGATGATTCTTCAGTATGCTTTTGTTTCCCACCATATTTTGTATCAATggtgatgttttcttttttcataacaGCAACTTGGCTCATAATCTTACGAGTAGTTTCTGCTAAAAATAAGGTCTCTCTTATCTCAGTTCAATAACAAGAAATTTCGTTCATTAGGTGATGTTAAGCGGAGGCAATGCAGGACGAATCTCATATTCTGTTTAATTGTGCCCACTTGTTATTAAGATACACAACAACAGTTGTACCGACTACCTACCAGCAGCGCACTGTGCAATCCAGAGAAGATAGATTTTTCCATGTACTCTCAAATCGGCTGTAACAGCTTGGGGATTGGCGTAGACTCAAGAAGTTGATTTGCCCCGTGTTTTGTACTCATATCCTCGAGAAGTCAATCCAGTTCAGACTTTCTTCTAGAGACTTTTCAGGGACTGTAATTATACTATGCTCAAAATAAACTTGAGCACGCATTAGCAAAATGGTCGAACGGGAGATATTGACTGCAACGATGGTATTTACTTATGCGAACCGATCTCGACAGCGATGGTCCttcaaacaaactaaaaatacATTTGGTACAATGACATCTTCACTGGAAATTCTTTTTTCTGGAAAACGAAAATAGCCCTCCTCCTTCTACGAGTAGAGAGTAAAAGGAATCAAAATAGTAGCAAGCTGCTCATAGTGCGGAAAGGAGATCGGTCAGATACTGTCAAAAGGAGAGAGCTTCAAAGTTTCTCTCAAATAGGGCGTGTGGGGCTCACGAGCTTCGATGATTAAGCTCTGTTGAAAAGGGGAGAGGCCAAGTACAACAATTATTTACGTgatgagaacaaaagaaaagcagaagGTACTCGGTCCTTCATTAGCCCCTTTGGCGCACCAACTGCACTCATGCATTAGTGGGAGCTATTGCTGATGACCTTTATTCTCTCGAGTAACACCAAAAGATCACAATGATAGGGCTGACGATGATAGCTTCTAATAATGATTCCCTACCGATCGATCCAGCAACTTTAATACGAGCAAGGGGCCGTGTAAGATGGCTTATTGCAACTACTAAAACACCTTTTGTCACAAACCCCACACACCCACATGAAGTTTATAGAAAGTGCCtttgatttccttttcaaaagatCACACCAAAAAGCAAGGAGGGATTGGAAAAGTGCTCCCTGGAAAAAAGGGTTGCATCCAGCAGAAatcctttccttttccctttgaGACGCGAGAAGATTAAAGGAGCTCGCATCGGACTGTGCATGCGTGGATCTGCACTCGGACTGAAGCGCACGAGAGACATTGCATGGTGCGCAGATTCCTAGTTTCTGCATATTGAGAACTGCAAAAAGAGGCCACAACCTTTTGGCCAACGATCGAGGATTGGCCCGCCAGAAAAAAAACTGTGCCGGTGGGGCTCTAGAAAGAGGCGTTTCTtaatgattaaaaagaaaagagcctcCCTTAGCAACGACTGCTCAATGAAATTGAGACCACAATTGGTGGGAGGATTGGGGACTGTTAACGAAATCccgattctgatttttgtttATTGCATTATGCTGGGGGTCGACAACTTTAGCGTATTCTGTCCACGTCAAAAATCACATTGGCTCGACTGTTTGTTGATGGCTGCTTGGATGCCCACTGGCGCAGTATGCACATATTAGTCCCCATCTTATTTTTAGGTCCGTGATCTATGCATGTGACCCTATTTCAAAGCAGTTTGTACGGAGTATTCGTTGAGGTTTAGATCCTGTGATCTTTGCATGTGATCCTCTTCTAAAGCAGTTTATGTAGAGTACTCGATGAGATTTGGATGATATCCTTCAATTCTTGAGATGGAAATCTCCCGGATACCCCCAGCCATCTCCACCAATCTTCTCTCCATGGATCTTTACAGACTTTTCCATAAGTTTGTTTTTGCATTAACTTAAAAGTCAGATCTTGCCCTCGAAATAAAATGACCTTCATATCCCAAATTTGGTTAACAGATTAATGTTAAACCAGAAGTCTTACAAACTTATCACGAAGATGCAATTAAGAAACTTTCAcgaaaaatgcaattaagtcttttTATTAACTTCATCCAATTTggttaataaaaaatgaaaaattctaacTTGACtcttttcttaattatattCTCTATCCCACGTGGATCGACATGAGACTAAAATAAGGTTGGTTTAatccaaatatgatttttactccaaatttcatgtaaattagattaaaaataagctcaaaagaaaaacaatcagGCAAGGGCTTATAGGATCCTCGTCGCGGCCCCCGCCCCACCATTGGCGGAAGGGGATGGCCATGGTGGGCCATGGCCAGCAATAGAAGCCAGGCCCCAGCCTGTGGCCAAAGACCTTCATCAATTGCGAGTGAGGGTGATCGAGTGTAGCTGCCTCTTGACCAAATCTAACCTAGGGCTGCCGGATCTTGGTTAGGACGGTTGCATTTTCGAGACAAGATTTAGAATTTTGAGTAGACTTATCTATGTGAATCACAAGTCCAAATTTCCCTCATATGATTGTACCCTTGAAAGTGCAAAATCAGTGGAGCATGTTGAACTTACTATTGTTTGTCCAAGGTCAGTTTCTGCTGCCTCTTCAATCATGAACAGCTTATCCCATCAATTCTGGTTTCCACCAAGTGAACTAAAGATGTAAAGTAATCTCCgaccctcccaaaaaaaaaaaaaaaaaaaaaaaaacaacctaaAGAAGAAAcggagaaagaaagatcatgCAGCAGAGAGGATGTAATCTCCATTCAAGCAAGATCTCAGGTTGATTCAGTGCTTTGCTTCCAAGAATTTGCCATGAGACCTGGCCCTAATCATCATGACAACGCTTCATACGCATTGTAGGACGACATGGAACAGCGAGTAATAATTCAGAAAACAGCCTTTTCCTCTCTaagtttgttctttcttttctctctttcatacTACTTTTAGGAGATA
The window above is part of the Eucalyptus grandis isolate ANBG69807.140 chromosome 6, ASM1654582v1, whole genome shotgun sequence genome. Proteins encoded here:
- the LOC104447903 gene encoding BRI1 kinase inhibitor 1, which codes for MESFEHQKGVGREQKQPPLQPPSPPPPTTSASPPSAASSPTHEFSFTISLHSSTTPNTTTTPSKTKNPTSRAIDLSPADDIFFHGHLLPLHLLSHLPVSPRSSGNSLDSFTLPIRDFPDDQGSIKSYGNYDRGDSDEDDRGGYGKSSEHKQKINGDEESEAPRGRSKLRSFSIFGIPRRNKSRASEVGDGEDYKEKQKRKKVISFDMAQMLKRYARMVRPLLLFRGRRGEEGAQFRRQSHSFSGNVDGRRKNPELRAPQFSAPASMRTSPTNSGLLVPTAALTSSTSDQSTMEELQAAIQAAIAHCKNSIAAEGKLKA